The Brevibacillus choshinensis genome includes the window AGAGACAGGTGTTACAAAAACTGCTGATCCATTAGGTGGATCCTACTATATTGAAAGCCTTACGAATGCGATTGAAGAAAAAATGGAGAAATACCTTCTTCAAATCGAGGAACTTGGCGGTCTTGTAAAAGCAGTGGAACAAGGATGGGTCCACAACGAACTGATACAGACCGCGTATGAACGCGAACGGGCGATAACGCAAGGCAAATGTAAAGTGGTAGGGGTGAATTGTTATACGGAAAGTGCTCCTATTGAAATTGGAACTTTCAAGGTTCCGGAAACTTTGTCTAGACAAACCGCAAACATTGAAAAGAATAGTCATTCGCGGAATCAGACAAATGTTAATCATGCAATAGCGGAGCTTCGAGATGCTGTTCAAAACAACCTAAATACCATCCCTTTTTTAATAGAGGCCGTGAAGGTAGGAGCTACGGTAGGCGAATGCTCAAATGTTTTTCGTGAGTTGCATGGGGGCTGGCATCAGCCTTTATTTTAGAAGGGAGGTGACACAATGAAACAACGCAAAATTCGTGTCGTAATGGCAAAGATGGGATTGGATTCTCATTATCGAGGAGCTGTAATGGTAAGTCGCTACCTGGTTGAACGAGGGATGGATGTCATTTACATTGGGAATCAGCTACCGGATGCCATAGCAGATACAGTTGCCCAAGAGGATGCACAAGTTCTTGGACTGTCAAGTCTCTCAGGAAACCACTTGATGATGGTTCCTCGTATTTTGCAGCGTCTAAAAGAGAAAGGATTGCAGGATATTATCGTGATTCTGGGAGGGGTTGTACCGAACGAAGAGCAGGAACAGTTATTAAATGCTGGTGTATCCCGTATCTTTGGCACTGGATCAAACTTGACGGATATTGCCGACTTTATAGAAGAACAAGTTCATTTGT containing:
- a CDS encoding cobalamin B12-binding domain-containing protein, with the protein product MKQRKIRVVMAKMGLDSHYRGAVMVSRYLVERGMDVIYIGNQLPDAIADTVAQEDAQVLGLSSLSGNHLMMVPRILQRLKEKGLQDIIVILGGVVPNEEQEQLLNAGVSRIFGTGSNLTDIADFIEEQVHL